From Nematostella vectensis chromosome 14, jaNemVect1.1, whole genome shotgun sequence, a single genomic window includes:
- the LOC125559930 gene encoding tripartite motif-containing protein 45-like isoform X1, which translates to MATSASRRLEDEVTCSLCIEHFNDPRVLPCFHSFCRLCLEELAVHSEGRGKLACPLCKAEFQISQADVPSLKVNFMINSILSVLLLTSEDSKKPVCESCDSGEPAQGRCNECDHFVCEQCISIHKRFRPVQHHTILSLDEIKSGKLLAMSKASFCTKHKGEKLKLFCESCKEVICRDCTVVDHKNHDYLFTSDVIAQEKEEILGRAKKVASKLTDIEQAMALVEEAQQHLEENKRATRRDLDAFIDKQIGALEKMRSDLRGEIESACQKQLTAQRENLSMRLASARSSLEFAERMCRDANDVDVLSIRNEVLSQLSSLAEKPVDQPCMEDGVRLVVDEEYWDSLSKKISVERRTAVFEQSAILSGKGPEYLRDLLGILQPVQQSPKSRWVSCFSAKRDGWAASTFHEKCNGKAPNIVLVSVGGRYVFGGYSEVAWTMSDRGWQSSSRSFLFTLCNKNGYRPEKLPLRRTPDGCAICDYTSCGPVFGGGSDLFIADNAGGNEESYTWSHTYARPQGAPSDGRCDVFAGKYRFTPDEMEVFHEVVD; encoded by the exons ATGGCAACATCCGCCAGCAGGCGCCTCGAGGATGAGGTGACGTGCTCTTTGTGTATAGAGCACTTTAACGATCCTAGAGTGCTCCCTTGCTTCCACTCATTTTGTCGGCTCTGCCTGGAAGAGCTGGCAGTGCACTCTGAAGGGAGAGGAAAACTTGCGTGCCCCCTCTGTAAGGCGGAATTCCAG ATTTCCCAAGCAGATGTTCCGAGTTTGAAGGTGAATTTCATGATCAACAGTATTCTCTCTGTTCTATTGTTGACATCTGAAGACTCCAAGAAACCAGTTTGTGAATCGTGTGATAGTGGTGAGCCTGCCCAAGGGAGATGTAACGAGTGCGATCACTTTGTCTGTGAGCAGTGCATCTCGATTCATAAGAGATTTCGACCAGTGCAACACCACACTATCCTCAGTCTTGATGAGATCAAAAGCGGAAAGTTACTTGCAATGAGCAAGGCTTCCTTCTGTACCAAACACAAGGGTGAAAAGCTGAAACTGTTTTGCGAATCTTGTAAGGAAGTAATTTGCCGGGACTGTACTGTTGTTGATCATAAAAATCATGATTACCTTTTCACAAGTGATGTTATCGCTCAagagaaagaagaaatattGGGAAGAGCAAAAAAGGTTGCATCAAAACTCACCGATATTGAACAGGCGATGGCATTGGTAGAAGAGGCTCAACAACATCTCGAGGAAAATAAACGTGCGACCAGAAGGGATCTGGATGCGTTCATTGATAAGCAGATAGGGGCTCTTGAGAAGATGCGATCTGATCTTAGAGGAGAGATCGAGTCAGCTTGTCAGAAGCAGCTGACTGCCCAGAGAGAGAATTTATCCATGAGACTTGCAAGTGCTCGTAGCAGTTTGGAGTTTGCTGAGAGAATGTGCAGAGATGCAAATGATGTGGATGTCTTGTCCATCAGGAATGAAGTGCTATCCCAGCTATCGAGTCTTGCAGAGAAACCCGTGGATCAGCCTTGTATGGAGGATGGAGTTCGTCTTGTAGTGGATGAGGAGTATTGGGATTCTTTGTCAAAGAAGATCTCAGTTGAAAGGCGTACAG CAGTTTTTGAGCAGTCCGCCATCCTCAGCGGCAAAGGTCCAGAGTACCTCCGAGATCTCTTGGGAATCCTGCAGCCCGTGCAGCAAAGTCCCAAGAGTCGCTGGGTCAGTTGTTTCTCAGCAAAGAGAGATGGCTGGGCTGCCAGCACCTTCCATGAAAAATGCAATGGCAAAGCGCCGAACATCGTACTCGTGAGTGTTGGAGGAAGATACGTGTTTGGTGGCTACTCTGAAGTAGCGTGGACAA TGAGTGACCGTGGATGGCAGTCCTCCAGCAGGTCATTCTTGTTCACGCTGTGTAACAAGAATGGCTACCGCCCTGAAAAGTTGCCATTGAGGCGCACGCCAGATGGATGTGCCATTTGTGACTACACAAGTTGCGGTCCGGTGtttggtggtggtagtgaccTGTTTATCGCTGACAACGCGGGGGGTAATGAAGAGTCCTATACGTGGTCACACACGTACGCTCGTCCCCAGGGCGCCCCATCTGATGGCAGGTGTGACGTCTTTGCTGGCAAATACAGATTCACACCCGACGAAATGGAGGTGTTTCACGAGGTGGTGGACTGA
- the LOC125559930 gene encoding tripartite motif-containing protein 45-like isoform X2, whose product MATSASRRLEDEVTCSLCIEHFNDPRVLPCFHSFCRLCLEELAVHSEGRGKLACPLCKAEFQISQADVPSLKVNFMINSILSVLLLTSEDSKKPVCESCDSGEPAQGRCNECDHFVCEQCISIHKRFRPVQHHTILSLDEIKSGKLLAMSKASFCTKHKGEKLKLFCESCKEVICRDCTVVDHKNHDYLFTSDVIAQEKEEILGRAKKVASKLTDIEQAMALVEEAQQHLEENKRATRRDLDAFIDKQIGALEKMRSDLRGEIESACQKQLTAQRENLSMRLASARSSLEFAERMCRDANDVDVLSIRNEVLSQLSSLAEKPVDQPCMEDGVRLVVDEEYWDSLSKKISVERRTVFEQSAILSGKGPEYLRDLLGILQPVQQSPKSRWVSCFSAKRDGWAASTFHEKCNGKAPNIVLVSVGGRYVFGGYSEVAWTMSDRGWQSSSRSFLFTLCNKNGYRPEKLPLRRTPDGCAICDYTSCGPVFGGGSDLFIADNAGGNEESYTWSHTYARPQGAPSDGRCDVFAGKYRFTPDEMEVFHEVVD is encoded by the exons ATGGCAACATCCGCCAGCAGGCGCCTCGAGGATGAGGTGACGTGCTCTTTGTGTATAGAGCACTTTAACGATCCTAGAGTGCTCCCTTGCTTCCACTCATTTTGTCGGCTCTGCCTGGAAGAGCTGGCAGTGCACTCTGAAGGGAGAGGAAAACTTGCGTGCCCCCTCTGTAAGGCGGAATTCCAG ATTTCCCAAGCAGATGTTCCGAGTTTGAAGGTGAATTTCATGATCAACAGTATTCTCTCTGTTCTATTGTTGACATCTGAAGACTCCAAGAAACCAGTTTGTGAATCGTGTGATAGTGGTGAGCCTGCCCAAGGGAGATGTAACGAGTGCGATCACTTTGTCTGTGAGCAGTGCATCTCGATTCATAAGAGATTTCGACCAGTGCAACACCACACTATCCTCAGTCTTGATGAGATCAAAAGCGGAAAGTTACTTGCAATGAGCAAGGCTTCCTTCTGTACCAAACACAAGGGTGAAAAGCTGAAACTGTTTTGCGAATCTTGTAAGGAAGTAATTTGCCGGGACTGTACTGTTGTTGATCATAAAAATCATGATTACCTTTTCACAAGTGATGTTATCGCTCAagagaaagaagaaatattGGGAAGAGCAAAAAAGGTTGCATCAAAACTCACCGATATTGAACAGGCGATGGCATTGGTAGAAGAGGCTCAACAACATCTCGAGGAAAATAAACGTGCGACCAGAAGGGATCTGGATGCGTTCATTGATAAGCAGATAGGGGCTCTTGAGAAGATGCGATCTGATCTTAGAGGAGAGATCGAGTCAGCTTGTCAGAAGCAGCTGACTGCCCAGAGAGAGAATTTATCCATGAGACTTGCAAGTGCTCGTAGCAGTTTGGAGTTTGCTGAGAGAATGTGCAGAGATGCAAATGATGTGGATGTCTTGTCCATCAGGAATGAAGTGCTATCCCAGCTATCGAGTCTTGCAGAGAAACCCGTGGATCAGCCTTGTATGGAGGATGGAGTTCGTCTTGTAGTGGATGAGGAGTATTGGGATTCTTTGTCAAAGAAGATCTCAGTTGAAAGGCGTACAG TTTTTGAGCAGTCCGCCATCCTCAGCGGCAAAGGTCCAGAGTACCTCCGAGATCTCTTGGGAATCCTGCAGCCCGTGCAGCAAAGTCCCAAGAGTCGCTGGGTCAGTTGTTTCTCAGCAAAGAGAGATGGCTGGGCTGCCAGCACCTTCCATGAAAAATGCAATGGCAAAGCGCCGAACATCGTACTCGTGAGTGTTGGAGGAAGATACGTGTTTGGTGGCTACTCTGAAGTAGCGTGGACAA TGAGTGACCGTGGATGGCAGTCCTCCAGCAGGTCATTCTTGTTCACGCTGTGTAACAAGAATGGCTACCGCCCTGAAAAGTTGCCATTGAGGCGCACGCCAGATGGATGTGCCATTTGTGACTACACAAGTTGCGGTCCGGTGtttggtggtggtagtgaccTGTTTATCGCTGACAACGCGGGGGGTAATGAAGAGTCCTATACGTGGTCACACACGTACGCTCGTCCCCAGGGCGCCCCATCTGATGGCAGGTGTGACGTCTTTGCTGGCAAATACAGATTCACACCCGACGAAATGGAGGTGTTTCACGAGGTGGTGGACTGA
- the LOC125559775 gene encoding fibropellin-3-like translates to MINGHCFAPEQPSPRDWCKQCMPETDQFDWIRRKVNYPPNFTSPSVWFALVGENLSLQLKATDPENRTINYRITSTDAQGYTFTPNGQLNYTMTSTDNKTFTFVATDECNANDTTAITLMAQFCPCQNGGTCYPHPYYPRGSGQYECACPKGFNGSRCEMNIDECQSNLCVNGSCVDGVAGYTCKCDAGFKGRLCDVKISNCSEDSCYPGVNCTEDKSGFVCGPCPVGLSGNGKTCIGNLH, encoded by the exons ATGATAAATGGACACTGCTTTGCACCTGAACAGCCTAGCCCAAGGGACTGGTGTAAGCAATGCATGCCAGAGACTGACCAATTTGATTGGATTCGGCGGAAAG tGAACTACCCTCCAAACTTTACCTCTCCGTCTGTTTGGTTCGCTCTCGTTGGCGAAAATCTGTCGCTTCAACTTAAGGCAACTGACCCTGAAAACCGTACAATAAACTACAGGATCACTAGCACGGATGCGCAAGGTTACACGTTCACACCAAACGGGCAGCTGAACTACACCATGACGTCTACAGACAACAAGACGTTCACATTCGTAGCGACAGATGAGTGCAATGCTAACGATACAACCGCGATTACCCTTATGGCGCAATTTTGCCCATGCCAAAACGGAGGTACATGCTATCCCCATCCCTACTACCCTAGGGGGTCTGGCCAGTACGAATGCGCGTGCCCGAAAGGATTCAATGGAAGTCGCTGCGAAATGAACATTGATGAATGCCAGTCGAATCTTTGTGTCAACG GTTCCTGTGTCGATGGTGTCGCCGGCTACACTTGTAAGTGCGATGCTGGATTCAAGGGTCGACTTTGCGATGTGAAAATCTCGAACTGCTCTGAAGACTCGTGTTATCCTGGTGTCAACTGTACCGAGGACAAGAGTGGTTTTGTCTGTGGTCCGTGTCCTGTAGGTTTATCAGGAAATGGAAAAACGTGCATAG GAAacttacattaa